The nucleotide window AACATTCTGCCTCAACTATCTCAACGCCTTTCCACTCACAGAGCTTTCGTAAAATTTCACCTATTGCTCTTTTAGTTTCATAGTAGAAAACTTGGCGACGATATTTTGGAGCAAAGACTATATGATATTTACAGTTCCATTTTGTATGGGCTAAACTTTCAGTGTCTCGCAAAGGGACCTCCTTTTGATTTGTTACTACCGCAGCTGCTAGACCGCGGAACTCATTTAACAAATCAAAAGGAGTTTTGCTGATTTATTCATAGCTGTAAGCTTTACGGAACCCCCCGCATAGCGGGGGGTTTTCTACATACAATAAAACCCCGCTTTTAAAAAAAACGGGGTTAGTCAGCAATCTGAGACCGCATATGAATCCATATGCGGTCTAAAATACAAGCTAGTACAGCTTAAAACTTGTTAAAGTTTTCCTTGCTTACTTAACTTGTTAGCACAATCTTTACAATAATCGCCACTGTCATAATGGACGATATCCTCAGGCTCGAACAACTTACCACACAGATCGCATTTTTCCATTTTTTAACTCCTTTGGTTAAGTTTGTGGTTAATTCCACCTCACAACTAGCACCAATCAGTGTTATAATTCAAGATAAAATATAACCATCAGTGGGTTTAAAATAAGAACAGAACTCCTCATGACTTAAACCATGAGGAGGACGAAGTGACTAATTATGCCGAGATCATTGGACAAAACCTCAGGACTTTACGTAAAGACTTACATCTCAGTCAGCAACAAATGGCTGAACGAGCAGACATAAGCTATAAATATCTAGGGGAGATAGAACGTGGCGTGGTTAATTTGTCAGTTGAGATTCTGATGAAGATATGCTGTGCGCTACAAATTGCGCCGGAAAAATTGATCAGCACAAAACAGCAGGCCAATAGCAGTATGCTCGAAGCACAGGCTGTCTTGGGCGAACTGTCGCCACAGCAACTTGAAATCGCTTTGGATATGCTGAAAGTGCTGAAGAATCACTCCAATACAGCAGACTAAAATTAACAAGTGCTGATCGAATAATATCAGATATATATTACCTCCATAACAAGAGAGTCTTTTAACTTTCCAAGCCCCTGCCCGGTCATCCGAGCGGGGGCTTTCTTGCTTTAGGAGGTAACTATGAACGGAAACAGCCTTTGTTCACCGGAAATCACGGAATTGGCCGGGGCAATGCTCAGGGTGCAACAGGCTTTGAAGCCCGCCGCAAAGGATGGACAGAACAATTTCACCAACAGCAGGTACGCCAGCCTGCAATCGGTCATGGAAACCTGCCGGGAGGCCCTGCTGGCAAACGGGATCTGGCTGACTCAGCTCCCGGTACAGGTGGATAATGGAAATCTTGGGCTGGTCAGCAAGATCGTCCATGCGGAATCGGGACAATGGCAGTCTTCATTGCTGGTCATGCCGTTACCGAAAGGTGATCCGCAGGGCTACGGATCGGCCATGACCTACGCTCGCCGGTACGGGCTTGCGGCTTTGATTGGAATTGTCACCGAACACGATGACGACGGAAAAGTATCGTGCCGACCCAATCACAAAATCAACGATTATAACCCTGGAAGACATATGGGTTCACCTGCTGCCGGAGGGTCCAAAAAGCAACCTGAAGGTAGTGGCCCAGCCCCATCGTTGCCGCGTCTTGATGGGGTCCAGTACCGTAAGGAAAACAGCCAGGATGGCAGGTCCTGCATTCTGGCAACCGGCAATACACTTCCGCAGAAAGAATCACTGCGTAAAGCCGGGTTCCGCTGGGATGGGAACCGTAAATTATGGTGGAAATACGAGCAGGCCGCATAAGCGGATACAAATTTAACGCAGCAAATGAAGCGCGTCTCTTAGGAGGCGCGCTTTTTTGTTACCCAAAGGAGGAACGATGGAACCCTTCAGCGACATTACGATTTTCCTGTCCAGCTCAGGACTCGCAATATTTAACAACAAACTGGCTGAAGCCCAGAAGAAATTAACCAAGCAGGAACTGGTGGCCGTTCAGGAGATGCTGGAAGAAAACATTAGCAACCAAACCGGTCAAGGATACGGCGGACACCTCTTTTACTGGACCTCGACAGCATGGGATCACCGTCATCCGTTGGTTTCTTTGATGGAATCAGTCCTCGCAGAACTCGACAGCATTGAATACAGCTTCCTGCGAATCGGTGAGGACGAAAGTGATTTTGAAACCCGTGGCGACTTTTATAACAACCCTTTTGATAACCCGGACGATCTGATTCAGATCACGTCCGGATACAGCGGAGGTTAACATGACCAACACAATCGAAGAGATTGAAAAGCTCAGTCCAGCCGAACTGGATGCAGGGTTGATATTCAGCGGCAAGGCTTCCGGGCGCATGGTGCAGGGCTTTGAATCTGCATCATCGTTTACCCCGCGTCTGGATGCCGAGTATCTGTTCCATGAATCCAGCCGGGATGTGGTGGTCTGGTTCATGGATAGTTCCGATCCGATCTACCTATTCGGCCCCAGTGGGAGCGGCAAGACCAGCCTGATCAAACAGTTGGCTGCCAAGCTCAATTATCCGGTGTTTGAAATCACCGGCCACAGCCGTCTGGAGTTCCCGGAAATGGTCGGACACCTGACCGTGGAAGAAGGGAGCATGGAATTCCAGTACGGTCCGCTTGCTCTGGCGATGAAATACGGCGGTCTTCTACTCCTAAATGAAATCGACATCATTGATCCGGCTACTGCGGCGGGATTGAATGGAATACTGGATGGTGAACCGCTCTGCATCTCCGAGAACGCGGGCGAGATTATCCATCCGCATCCCATGTTCAGATTTGCGGCTACCGCCAATTCCAATGGTGCGGCTGATGAAACGGGCCTTTATCAAGGGGTTAATCGGCAAAATATCGCATTTATGGATCGCTTCTGGCTCTGTGAAATCGGCTATCCGACACCGGAAGCCGAAACGGAACTACTTTCCCGCAAAGCTAAGAGCCTGCCTGAGAACATCCGTAAGAAAATGGTCGAATACGCCAACTCCGTCCGTAAGCTATTCATGGGTGAAGCAACCGGAAATCTTACCGACACCATCGAGGTTACGTTCTCAACTCGAACCTTGATTCGTTGGGCGGATCTTACTGTCCGGTTCCAGCCGTTAGCGCGGCAGGGAATTCAGCCGGTAACTTATGCTCTGGATCGGGCTCTTGGCTATCGGGCCAGCCGGGAAACGCGGACAGTGCTGCATGAACTGGCGCAACGCATTTTCCCCATGGAAGAAGACAAATAATCAACAATATAAACGAGACAAGCAAATTTCATGAGCGGGGCAGCTTCGGCTGCTCCGCTTCTATTTTGCGTAAATGAAAGGAGGATATCATGGAAACCAAAACCCGGATCACCGTTCTCAATCACATCCTGGCTTTGAACCTGGATGTGAATATCTGGTCAGCCAGAAAGAAACTCACTCCGTCTGACTTCGGGGCTACGCAGCTTCCGCCGGAAGAACTTGCTTCTCTCGGAAGTAAACGGGTTTGCAACCCGGAAGACCTGCGTATCTTCGGTACACTTAAATCCCGTGCAGTGAATATGCTTGATCGGCATGGCGTGCGCTTTCTCGGCGGCTGGGCCATTTCTGAGAAGGTCGCTGATGAGATCGTGAAAGAACTTACCTCAATCGAGAAAGAATTCCTTGCAGCGAAGGAAGACTTCCTCAGTCGTTATGATGAAGCTGTACAGGACTGGATCAAGCAGCATCCCGGTTGGGAAAAGCTTATCGGCAGTTCCACGGTCAGTGCTGAGTACGTGCGTTCCCGAATCGGCTTCAAGTGGCAGTTCTTCAAGCTGGCTGCCCCGGAAAAGAACTCAGTAAAGAAGGGACTCAAGGAAGAGGTCAACAAACTTGGTTCCACGCTCTTCGATGAGATTGCCAAGACAGCTACCGAGACATGGAACCGTTGCTACGCAGGAAAGGTCAAAGTTACACACAAGGCCCTTTCACCGCTGAGGTCCATTCAGGACAAGCTCAACGGCCTGTCCTTTATTGACCCCAGAGTCATCCCCATCACCGATCTACTCCAGACAGCCTTCGACAAGGTGCCATCCCGTGGATTCATACGGGATGGGGATCTGCTCATGCTTCAGGGGGTTGTCTCCCTGCTCCGTGAGCCTGCATTGCTCGTGGAGAATGCGCAGAAGATTATTGATGGAAGCACAGCTGAGGACCTTCTGGAAAGCCTAATCGCAGCTCCGAAGGCTCCCGAGACTGAAGATATTCCCGAAACTCCTAAACAAAGCCACGTCCCACAGACTGCAACCCAGCAGCAGATAGATAGTCACGGGCTGTGGTGATCGGAGGTCGCATGAATAACAAACTGCTGATGAAGTCTTTGCCGTTTGTGGCGAGCGTACTCGGTCGGAAGTATGGAGTGCAGATCAAAATTGGTGGAGACAAGGCTTTTACTGATGGAAGAACTATTCAGTTGCCAGCTTTACCGTTGGGCAATGACGAACTGACACTTAAACTTGCCAGAGGCTATGCGGATCATGAAGCCGCCCACATCCGCGAGACTAATTTTGAATGGTTGAAGTTGGCAAAGCTGACTCCATTTGAAATGCACATCTGGAATTCGCTGGAAGACTGGCGGGTGGAAAATAAGCTGGCCGAGATCTTCCCCGGCTGCCGTCAGAACTTCCATTGGTTGATCCGTCACTTATTCATTAATGAGGGCGGACAAGATCATGGGCATAAATCCGATTCGGCAACTTCCATCCTTAATTGGTTGCTTCTGACAGTTCGCTCCTGGGATGTGGAAGAGCTGGGCATTGAATGTGCCCGATTAGCATCAATAATCAATGCGGAATACCCTACCCTTACGGACCGTCTAAACGACATTCTGCAAAAGTTTCGATTCAAATGCGACTCCACTCAGGATTGCATCCTCTATACACGGGAAATAGTGGCTCTGCTGGAAAGCTACATTAATCAGGGTGATTCAAAATATTCCAAAGGTCGAGGCACTGCCGGTGATTTGAAGAAGCTGATCAACTCCAAAGCGACTGACCTTCCCAAAGCATTCGGAGAAGTTCTGGAAGAACAATTGGCGAGCCACGTGCCGGATAACGCAGAAGAAGGGCTCCGGGTAGCCAAGGACGGCTATAAAAGGCTCAGCGTATTGAACGAGGATGAACTCGAACAGACCCGCAAGGCATCCACAGCACTCAAATCTCGACTGCATGGAATCATTCAGGCCAAAACCATTAAGCATGACCGAATCGGCAGACATGGCCGGTTGAGTACTGCACACCTGCACCGTATCGCGGTTGGAAATCCACGGATGTTTCGCAGCAGACAGGAAAGCCGAGGGATCAGCACGGCAGTTCACATCCTTATTGATTGTTCCGGTTCCATGCGCAGACGCATCGGGCTGGCTTCGCAGATCAGCCATACCGTGGTCAGTGCGCTGAACTCCATCAATGGCGTAAGTGTGGGCGTAAGTGCCTTTCCCGCTGTCAGGGCTCAGGGAGGTGAAAACTACGATGAACCTACAGTGGCCCCCATCCTTAACCATGGTCAGAAGCTGCATACCCGTTTCGGTGTTGCCGCTTCTGGATCAACCCCACTGGGCGAAGTGCTCTGGTGGACATTCCAACAAATGCTGCCGTTGCCAGAGAATAGAAAGATCATCCTTTGCATAACGGACGGTGTCCCGGACAACCCGGACAACGCCCACCAAGCAATCAAAGACGGAAGCGCATACGGCTTCGAAATCTACGGTCTCGGAATCAACTCCGAGGCCGTTTTTCATTTGTTCCCCGGAAAAAGCAGAGTCATCACCGAACTCCCGGATCTGGCACCGGCCATGTTTGACCTGCTTCAGGAGTCATTAACCAAATAAACAAGGAGAAAGATCCATGTCTGAAGAGAATCCTTTATGCCCCAAATGCGGCACAAGTGCTTTCGTTGTGCTCGTCAATAACACTCAGAAACTCGGAAGCGCAGTCGGTGGAGCCGCTGGCGGCGTTGCCGGATACGCCGGCGCAACATCCGGGGCCGCCACAGGTGCAGCTATCGGATCTGTTGTCCCGGTAATCGGAATAGGGATCGGTGCCCTCGCTGGTGGCCTTGCCGGAGCAATGGCCGGATTCTTCGCCGGTTCCAAGGTTGGCAACGAGATCGGAGAGCATGTGGATCGGCATGTCATTGGTCAATACCGCTGCAACCGTTGCGGCACTCAGTTTGAAATTTAAACCGTGGAGGTAAGCATGAAGAATGTATTGATATTTATCGGCGGTGTGGCAGTCGGGATTCTGGCTGTTACCGGGGTATATGCTTTGGATGAAGAAGGAGGGAGTGAATTGTCTGGGGAAAATGAGGACCGGGATGATCTGGGGGAAGAATCTGTAGACGACAGGCTGGAGGAATTGATGGAGCCTGATGGGAGTTAGGTTTGAATATAATGCCGCCGGGTAACACCGGCGGCATTGCAATTCTAAACCCATATATAACATTATTTTTTAAATAACACTAAATAAACCACTAGAATCTAATCAGAGCATAAGTCCAATATACACGACTTGGAGTCGAAGAATCCTTGTTAACTACATCCAAAACCATTAGACACCACCCCAACAATCAGCCATACTTCCCACCTAGACGAGTAACAATCTTCACCCGTTATCACTCAGCGTCACGTGAAAAGGTTGTACAGGAGTTGTACAAACCGAAAAAACAAAAAACAAAAGGGTGCTAGACTATTCGTCTAACACCCTGTATTTGCTGTGGTAGGCCACCAAGGAATCGAACCTTGAACCAACGGATTAAGAGTCCGCTGCTCTACCAATTGAGCTAGTGACCCGCGCTTCGTGAAGAGGTGTTTATGGAGATTCTCCAAGGAAGTCAACAATAAAATTTATTTTTTTTAAAAAAAGGCAAATTAATGCGTTTTAAGCCAAATATTTTTATTTTATCAAGTTTAATTCTTATCATACTCTGTGTCTGCCCTAATCAAGCTGAAAGCTCCGTAAATCAAAAACATAATTTTGAAGCAAGCTGGCAGCTTTTCAAAATCAATTCTGAAGACCGGCAACATTTTAATATTAAAGCTAAAATCATCGCCGCCATGTTCATAAAACCGGACAATGGCTGGTACACCTATACAAATAATCCCGGAAAACTAGGACAACCGACCAGAGTTAAGGCACGCCTTAATCCCGGCGACACAAAAATCTCCCCTGTGTTTCTGCCGGGTGAAAAAAAAGATGATCCTTTCAATCCCGGAGAAAAGATAAATGTATATAAAAAAAGGACACCTATACTTTTTGTTCTCCCGGATACGAAAAATACATTTTCAATAAAAGCGGATCTTAATCTGCTGATGTGTTCCCCCACAGCCTGCCTGCCTGTTAAAACGAGCCTAACTTTTATAGGGGTGGATGTTAAAATAAATGAACTTGAGTCCGCAGAAAATCAACCGTGGTGGTCCTCTGTCTCAAATGCGCTGAAATCTAGCGCTAAAGCCTATCCATCCACCAAAATAGGAATAAAAAGCAGCAAAGATAAACCGCAGACCAGCCCGAAGTCTGAAAATTCCGGGACATTGAAAACGGAAAAAAGGCAAAACGAATTTACTGATTTTTCACCACGCTTTTTCAGTCCTGATCTTGAAGTTAATGATCTGGGAATAGCGATTCTATTTGGAATTATTGCAGGATTTCTCCTGAATTTCATGCCCTGCGTACTCCCAGTGATAAGTCTCAAACTTTCAGTTTTAATATCAGGTGTTGCAAATACTGATTTTAGCAGCAGTAAAAAAATATTCCGAACCCATAACCTGTTTTTCTCACTTGGCATTCTAATATATTTCGGATGCCTGAGCCTTATCTTAGGTGCAACAGGAATGGCATGGGGACAAATTTTTCAAAAACCATCAGTTGTAATAGCCCTGACAGGTATTGTTTTCGCCCTGAGCTTGAGTCTCTTTGGAATCTTCAATCTTCCGGTTGTAGATCTTAAATTCGGTGCAAACAACACAGGTGCCAGACGTCAGGCTTTTTTCACAGGATTTCTGGCAACACTGCTGGCCACACCATGCAGCGGACCTTTTTTAGGCGGAGTTTTAGGCTGGGCTATGATTCAGCCGCCGCTGGTTATCAGCAGCGTATTTTTCAGTGTCGGACTTGGAATGGCTCTGCCATACATATTTATGGCCGCATTCCCTGCTCTGGTTAAAAAATTTCCACGCCCCGGAGCATGGACCGGATGGGTGGAAAAAGCCGCAGGATTTTTCCTAGCCGGAACCTGTATTTACCTGATAAGCATTCTTCCCGGCAATATGGTCCTGCCCTGCCTTATCTTCTTATGGCTGGCTGGTGTAGGAGCGTGGATATGGGGGCTCTCCTCCAAAACCGACAGCCATCCCGGTAGAAATGTGCTTCGAGTTATAGCTCTCTGCATTTTCATTGGCGGGGCATATTGGGCTGCTACTCCACCGGTAAATTCTGCCAACTGGATTCCTTTTGAAAAAAAGGATTTTACAGAACGGCTGGGTAATGAAAAAATGCTCGTTGAATTTACGGCAGACTGGTGTCCGTCATGTAAAGTGCTTGAAAAAACCGTACTTACACCTTCCAACTTAAACAAATGGAAAGAGGAATACGGCATTACATTTATTAAAGTTGACTTGACATCACCGGACAAAGAAGCTGATGACTTCCTGCGTGCCATGGGCAGCAGAAGCATACCACTTGCTGCTGTTTTCAATACAGGTGACCAAAAGAAATCTCCGCTCGTTCTGCGTGATCTTTACACGACCGGACAACTCGCAGAAGCTCTTGAAAGCTTGAATCAATAAATTTCAAAAAGGATTTTTTATGCTCGATTTTAATTTCTTCATTCCGACTAAAATAATGTTCGGCCCCGGCAAAATAAATGAACTTGCCAATGTCAAACTTCCAAAAGGAAGCAAAGCAATGATCGTTATAGGCGAATCCGGAGCAATGCTTACCAACGGATATCTTGAAAAAGTTCAAGCCGGCCTTGGTCGTCAAAATGTAGCCACAATTGTATTTGATAAAATCAGCCCGAACCCGACCTCTGAACAGGTTGATGAAGCTGCCGCAATTGTAAAAGAAAAAGAAATTGATTTCATTGTCGGACTCGGAGGCGGAAGCACAATTGATTCCGCCAAAGTGATTGCACTGCTTGGTGCCAACAAAGGCAAATGCTGGGATTTCATGCAGTCCGGTTCAGGTGGAGGAATAACTCCTGAAAATGAAGCACTGCCCTTGATAGCAATACCGACAACAGCAGGAACAGGAACAGAAGCTGATCCCTGGGCAGTAGTCAGCAAGTCCGGCGGAAATGAAAAAATCAGCCTCGGTTACGACTCAACCTTCCCTATCCTTTCAATTGTGGACCCGGAACTTATGGTGAGCGTTCCTCCAAGGATGACCGCCTATACCGGAATTGATGCGTTCTTCCACGGCGTTGAAACATTTCTTTCACTGAATCATCAGCCCACAAGCGATATGCTGGCTCTAGAGTCTATCCACCTCATTAGCCATTATCTTCCGCTTGCCATTGCTGAGGGCGAAAATGTTGAAGCCCGCACAGTAATGGCCTGGGCAAGCACCGCAGCCGGAATGTGCGAATCTCTTTCACGCTGCATTTCACAGCATGCCCTGGAACATGCTCTCAGCGGTTTTTATCCATCAATTCCTCACGGTCTTGGACTTGCTAAACTGGCAATACCTTATTTCAGACATCTGATAATATACAGTCCTGAAAGATTTGAAGATCTGGCCATGACCATGGGCTATGATCTTGAACCTTTTGAAGAGGAACTTAGACCTCAGGTATTTTTGCAGGGACTGGAAGATCTGCTCGAAAAAACAGGACTCAAAGAAGAAAGTCTTGAAAAATACGGTGCTAAAATTGAAGACGTCCCTGCCCTTGTAGACCTTGCCTTGAACTCAATGGGCAAACTTTTTGATGCCACACCAGCTGATATGACCAGAGAAGAACTCGAAACAATAATGCATGAAGCCATTGCAGGATAGGTCTGCCACGCTGGACAGCCCTATTTGAGCTTGTTATAAAAATTAGAGCCGTTGCTTTCCATCCGGGAAGCAACGGCAATTAAACAGGAAAACGCATGGCTATCAAAAAGAAAAAAATAATCCAGTGTCCACTTTGCAACAGTAACAGGCTCTATATTCGTAAAGGTCTGCTGAGCGACCTTCTGATATCTTTACTGATACCAGTGCGTTCTTATTCCTGCGGTTCGTGCAGCAGCAATTTCCGCCGTTTCGGAAACTATTTTCTCAGCCGTCAGGCTTTGATCCATCTTGTAATAATTCTTGGACTTGTTATTTTTTTCAAACCACAGGTTTTGAGTCCTGACTTCTGGACATTTCAAAAATCATCACCGGCCGTTGCTTTAAACAGCACCTTAAAGTCAGCTGACAATTCTACCATAGAAGCATCCGCCAACCAGACAGCAGATTCCAACAATTCCACTCTCATAACTGTTCCAGCAGACTCAGCATCACAATCAGAGAATGCAACTGAACAGGAAATCACCGCACAACAGAACTCAAGCTCGCCGCTTTCAAATGATGAAATCAACGCTCATGCGGAAAACGCAACTGATCAGGCTTCAAACGCTACCCCGGAGCCTGAAAAAATTGAAACTGCGAAAACAATAACTTCAGGAACACTCAGTTCAATATATTTCAGCGAGCACAGCGGCAGAACAAGTGTACGGCTGGACCTCGGTGGTGCTCCACTTTCCTACACATCTTTCCTGCTTAAAAATCCGGATAGGATCGTCGTGGATATACTTGGTAAATGGCAATATAAAGGACAAAACATTCTGACCCCGGAGAACCCTGTATTTTCAAAATTCAGGATTGGAGTCTATCCTGAAAAAATAAGACTGGTAATGGACCTTAAAGGAAAAAGCCCGGCCCCGGTCATCAATAAAACCGGAACCGGACTTACAATAAATCTGAAATAATCAATCAATATAGATTATGGAAAAGTCATCACCGGTTATGCTGCGGCATCCATCGGCGGTGACTTCAAAAGTATTTTCAACACCGACCATGCCAACTCCCGGAATGGACTGCTTCGGTTCAAAAGCGAAAACCATTCCCTTCTGAATTTCAAGATCAAATCCCTTGGCTACTGGCGGGAAACCGTCA belongs to Maridesulfovibrio bastinii DSM 16055 and includes:
- a CDS encoding AAA family ATPase, with the translated sequence MTNTIEEIEKLSPAELDAGLIFSGKASGRMVQGFESASSFTPRLDAEYLFHESSRDVVVWFMDSSDPIYLFGPSGSGKTSLIKQLAAKLNYPVFEITGHSRLEFPEMVGHLTVEEGSMEFQYGPLALAMKYGGLLLLNEIDIIDPATAAGLNGILDGEPLCISENAGEIIHPHPMFRFAATANSNGAADETGLYQGVNRQNIAFMDRFWLCEIGYPTPEAETELLSRKAKSLPENIRKKMVEYANSVRKLFMGEATGNLTDTIEVTFSTRTLIRWADLTVRFQPLARQGIQPVTYALDRALGYRASRETRTVLHELAQRIFPMEEDK
- a CDS encoding protein-disulfide reductase DsbD family protein is translated as MRFKPNIFILSSLILIILCVCPNQAESSVNQKHNFEASWQLFKINSEDRQHFNIKAKIIAAMFIKPDNGWYTYTNNPGKLGQPTRVKARLNPGDTKISPVFLPGEKKDDPFNPGEKINVYKKRTPILFVLPDTKNTFSIKADLNLLMCSPTACLPVKTSLTFIGVDVKINELESAENQPWWSSVSNALKSSAKAYPSTKIGIKSSKDKPQTSPKSENSGTLKTEKRQNEFTDFSPRFFSPDLEVNDLGIAILFGIIAGFLLNFMPCVLPVISLKLSVLISGVANTDFSSSKKIFRTHNLFFSLGILIYFGCLSLILGATGMAWGQIFQKPSVVIALTGIVFALSLSLFGIFNLPVVDLKFGANNTGARRQAFFTGFLATLLATPCSGPFLGGVLGWAMIQPPLVISSVFFSVGLGMALPYIFMAAFPALVKKFPRPGAWTGWVEKAAGFFLAGTCIYLISILPGNMVLPCLIFLWLAGVGAWIWGLSSKTDSHPGRNVLRVIALCIFIGGAYWAATPPVNSANWIPFEKKDFTERLGNEKMLVEFTADWCPSCKVLEKTVLTPSNLNKWKEEYGITFIKVDLTSPDKEADDFLRAMGSRSIPLAAVFNTGDQKKSPLVLRDLYTTGQLAEALESLNQ
- a CDS encoding DUF3150 domain-containing protein; this encodes METKTRITVLNHILALNLDVNIWSARKKLTPSDFGATQLPPEELASLGSKRVCNPEDLRIFGTLKSRAVNMLDRHGVRFLGGWAISEKVADEIVKELTSIEKEFLAAKEDFLSRYDEAVQDWIKQHPGWEKLIGSSTVSAEYVRSRIGFKWQFFKLAAPEKNSVKKGLKEEVNKLGSTLFDEIAKTATETWNRCYAGKVKVTHKALSPLRSIQDKLNGLSFIDPRVIPITDLLQTAFDKVPSRGFIRDGDLLMLQGVVSLLREPALLVENAQKIIDGSTAEDLLESLIAAPKAPETEDIPETPKQSHVPQTATQQQIDSHGLW
- a CDS encoding iron-containing alcohol dehydrogenase, yielding MLDFNFFIPTKIMFGPGKINELANVKLPKGSKAMIVIGESGAMLTNGYLEKVQAGLGRQNVATIVFDKISPNPTSEQVDEAAAIVKEKEIDFIVGLGGGSTIDSAKVIALLGANKGKCWDFMQSGSGGGITPENEALPLIAIPTTAGTGTEADPWAVVSKSGGNEKISLGYDSTFPILSIVDPELMVSVPPRMTAYTGIDAFFHGVETFLSLNHQPTSDMLALESIHLISHYLPLAIAEGENVEARTVMAWASTAAGMCESLSRCISQHALEHALSGFYPSIPHGLGLAKLAIPYFRHLIIYSPERFEDLAMTMGYDLEPFEEELRPQVFLQGLEDLLEKTGLKEESLEKYGAKIEDVPALVDLALNSMGKLFDATPADMTREELETIMHEAIAG
- a CDS encoding helix-turn-helix domain-containing protein, with translation MTNYAEIIGQNLRTLRKDLHLSQQQMAERADISYKYLGEIERGVVNLSVEILMKICCALQIAPEKLISTKQQANSSMLEAQAVLGELSPQQLEIALDMLKVLKNHSNTAD
- the tnpA gene encoding IS200/IS605 family transposase gives rise to the protein MRDTESLAHTKWNCKYHIVFAPKYRRQVFYYETKRAIGEILRKLCEWKGVEIVEAEC
- a CDS encoding ERF family protein, with translation MNGNSLCSPEITELAGAMLRVQQALKPAAKDGQNNFTNSRYASLQSVMETCREALLANGIWLTQLPVQVDNGNLGLVSKIVHAESGQWQSSLLVMPLPKGDPQGYGSAMTYARRYGLAALIGIVTEHDDDGKVSCRPNHKINDYNPGRHMGSPAAGGSKKQPEGSGPAPSLPRLDGVQYRKENSQDGRSCILATGNTLPQKESLRKAGFRWDGNRKLWWKYEQAA
- a CDS encoding cobaltochelatase CobT-related protein, with amino-acid sequence MNNKLLMKSLPFVASVLGRKYGVQIKIGGDKAFTDGRTIQLPALPLGNDELTLKLARGYADHEAAHIRETNFEWLKLAKLTPFEMHIWNSLEDWRVENKLAEIFPGCRQNFHWLIRHLFINEGGQDHGHKSDSATSILNWLLLTVRSWDVEELGIECARLASIINAEYPTLTDRLNDILQKFRFKCDSTQDCILYTREIVALLESYINQGDSKYSKGRGTAGDLKKLINSKATDLPKAFGEVLEEQLASHVPDNAEEGLRVAKDGYKRLSVLNEDELEQTRKASTALKSRLHGIIQAKTIKHDRIGRHGRLSTAHLHRIAVGNPRMFRSRQESRGISTAVHILIDCSGSMRRRIGLASQISHTVVSALNSINGVSVGVSAFPAVRAQGGENYDEPTVAPILNHGQKLHTRFGVAASGSTPLGEVLWWTFQQMLPLPENRKIILCITDGVPDNPDNAHQAIKDGSAYGFEIYGLGINSEAVFHLFPGKSRVITELPDLAPAMFDLLQESLTK
- a CDS encoding AMIN domain-containing protein; protein product: MAIKKKKIIQCPLCNSNRLYIRKGLLSDLLISLLIPVRSYSCGSCSSNFRRFGNYFLSRQALIHLVIILGLVIFFKPQVLSPDFWTFQKSSPAVALNSTLKSADNSTIEASANQTADSNNSTLITVPADSASQSENATEQEITAQQNSSSPLSNDEINAHAENATDQASNATPEPEKIETAKTITSGTLSSIYFSEHSGRTSVRLDLGGAPLSYTSFLLKNPDRIVVDILGKWQYKGQNILTPENPVFSKFRIGVYPEKIRLVMDLKGKSPAPVINKTGTGLTINLK